The Elusimicrobiota bacterium sequence GCGGAAAAGGCCCCTACGAGCCTGCCCGCCATGTTGCGCTACCAAACCCACGTGGAGAAAGATTCCCTTCACAACACCCCGCCCTGCTTCTCGATTTACGTGCTCGCTCTGGTGACTCGGTCGGTGAAAGCCCAGGGCGGGGTGGCGGCCATGGAAACCCGCAACCGCGCCAAAGCCGCTCAATTGTATGCCGCCATCGACGGTTCGGGTTTTTATAAAGGCACGGTCGACAAGGCCTATCGGTCCATCATGAACGTGACCTATCGTCTGCCGAACGAAGACCTGGAAAAGCTGTTCCTGAAAGAGGCCGAGGCGGCAGGTCTGTCGGGCCTAAAAGGACACCGCGCCGTGGGTGGATTGCGCGCCTCAATCTACAACGCCATGCCGGCCGCCGGCGTTGATGCCCTCATCCAATTCATGGCCGATTTCCAAAAACGGCACGGCTAAAGATCGATTTGCCATTGCCCCTGAGAGGAGGGGTCGAGTCCCTTGGGGGGCCATTCCCAGGGCGACTGGATCCGATTTAACCTAAAGAAGCGGTGTCTTTTGATATCATAGGGCCATGGAAATGTTCTGGAGCGTGTTCATTCCGCTTTTTGTGGCGATTGATATATTCGGGACGGTGCCGATTTTCCTTGGGATGATGGGGGGGGTTGAAAGATCCCGACGCAGGAAAATTACCCTTCAAGCTGTCCTCACAGCGTTTGGGATTTCCCTTTTATTCTTGGTGGCGGGACGGACGATCTTCCGACTTCTCGGTATCACGGCGGATGATTTCCGCATCGGCGGCGGCCTTGTGCTCTTGGTGCTGGCCATCTCGGACCTGCTGTTTTCGAAAAAAACAGGGCGGGACCCCGACGAAAGCGCCGGGGTGGTGCCCCTGGGAACGCCTCTCATTATCGGTCCGGCCGCTCTGACGACAATTCTCATGCTGATGGACCACCACGGGGGAACCTGGACCCTTTTGTCGTTGGGGGCCAACCTCTCCCTCGTTTGGCTCGCCCTCACTTTTGCAACGCCCCTGGCGCGGTTCTTCCATCCCGCCGGCCTCAAAGCCCTCTCCAAGGTCGTACATATTTTCCTGGCGGCCATCGCCGTCATGATGATTCGCCTGGGGGTCATCGGATTAATCGGCCTTCACCGCTAACCTAAAAACATAAAGGCACGGTTAATTTGAATCAATTTCTTTCCACAATAAATGATCTACAATTATGGTGATGTCAAAGAAAAATCTTTTCAAGTTCAAGATCACCGACGCCCTCGTTCGACACGACGGCATGGGCCGGGTTTTTCCGACTGACAAAAGACCTGCCTCCAATAACAGATGGCGATGACGGCGGATTGTTTTTCTGAGTTCAAGGCCAACAATCTCCTGATCGCTTTTGTGGCATTGTTTATTTCCTCATCTTTTTTTTGTGTGGTTTATACTTTGTCGTAGGGGGGGTGACGACCCCCCGTCGAATTTCGGGCCCCCCTCATTTTTGAAACTTGCGTTCGACATTCCATGTCTCGGCATGAGCCCTGGGTCTTTGCTCCCTCTTCCGATTCTTTCAGGAGGAAAATAGCCATTGAAAAATAGCCTTTTTGGGGTTAAATAAGGGAAATTAAAGGAGTTACGAACCGTGGAAGAATCCAGGCTCTCGGCCAGGCTCCGAGCCGCTATAATGAACCAACGACTTTACCCCACCGGAAGCCGATCGGTGGAAGAGGTCGTTGCGTTTGTTCAGGAAGAAATCAATGCCTTCCTTCAAAAAAAAGAGAATTTGACTCTTTCCCGTAACGGCCACCGGTTTTTTGTTGACAAGACGGAGGTCGTTGCCGCAAGCCTCTTGGTTCAAGTATTCGAAGAACACGGGATTCAAGGGGTGACTTTTGATGCGGGTTGCCCCGGTGATGAGATCCGGATTCTCGTGGAAGGGCTGAGCGGGAAACGATTTCCCGACCGTTCGTTCGCGGATTGGTTAGACACAAAAAAAGTAACGCACATCCATGTCACCGACACCCGGGTCATGGAAGTCTCCGGGGACGAGGCCGTTGTGGCCAAAGGCCTTTCTCAGTTTCACTCGTTGGAATCCAACCAAGAAATGCGGGCGTCGCTTAAAGCCTCGCTTGAATACATTGATACAATCCCCGAAGAAACCATGAAGGCGACCCTCCGCCAACATCTGGCTGAACGTTTGGTTCTGATGGAAGCCACCTTGTTAAAAGAACTGTTTGACGCGGATGTCGGTTTTGGGTCCGGCGGCGCGAGCGTTTTGGAAGATGTTCTGGCGGCTCTGCACCAAGGGAAACTTTTGGAGTTATTGAATGAGACCCTTCGCTGGGAACTCAAACTTCAGACGACCGGGAAAGGCAAAGAAATGGAAAGGGAGCATGAGAAACTGAAAACCATGGTCCTCAAGCTTTCGAAGTGCGCCTCGGCAAGAAAGATTCCCCGCGCTGTTTATGAAAAGTTGGCCCAGCGGGGATTGCTGGAAACCGTCCCGGAGTATGCGGCGATGGAGACGTCGCAGGATCTGCGGATGGAGGTGGACCGTTTAATAGGCTTAACGGACTCGGAATTTATAAAAGGGGGGGGGCGGGGATTGGCGGAAATGTTAGGGTCCCTTTTCGCCGCGGGCTTCCAGGATCGAGCCAAGGATGTCGTCCAACGGGTGCGGTCTATTTTGTTGGAAGGGGAAGCGACCTTGCGGGAGCGGGCCGCCCAATGGGCGCGCCGGTTTTTGCCGGTCCTCTGGACTTACCTAAGGGATGATCTCGGAGACCGGTTGAGGGATGCCT is a genomic window containing:
- a CDS encoding MarC family protein, whose protein sequence is MEMFWSVFIPLFVAIDIFGTVPIFLGMMGGVERSRRRKITLQAVLTAFGISLLFLVAGRTIFRLLGITADDFRIGGGLVLLVLAISDLLFSKKTGRDPDESAGVVPLGTPLIIGPAALTTILMLMDHHGGTWTLLSLGANLSLVWLALTFATPLARFFHPAGLKALSKVVHIFLAAIAVMMIRLGVIGLIGLHR
- a CDS encoding HEAT repeat domain-containing protein, with amino-acid sequence MNQRLYPTGSRSVEEVVAFVQEEINAFLQKKENLTLSRNGHRFFVDKTEVVAASLLVQVFEEHGIQGVTFDAGCPGDEIRILVEGLSGKRFPDRSFADWLDTKKVTHIHVTDTRVMEVSGDEAVVAKGLSQFHSLESNQEMRASLKASLEYIDTIPEETMKATLRQHLAERLVLMEATLLKELFDADVGFGSGGASVLEDVLAALHQGKLLELLNETLRWELKLQTTGKGKEMEREHEKLKTMVLKLSKCASARKIPRAVYEKLAQRGLLETVPEYAAMETSQDLRMEVDRLIGLTDSEFIKGGGRGLAEMLGSLFAAGFQDRAKDVVQRVRSILLEGEATLRERAAQWARRFLPVLWTYLRDDLGDRLRDAFLTEAQEERAVPVVHEVLGALTDDFIHNYRARRTRTALEVAEKLCSLRGQKESLPKERPEISGACLKRALEELMDIVVEDIHSKENERQEAGRRLLSHVGDLAIPAFVKIVIDSRDRALRSLAAEQLGQYGVPGAKALASELNMGNTTYALLNVVSVLGTVGGEEILDGLGTLIHYPDPDLRHAIVRILARLPGDKSSELAVKFLGDKKESVRRLAADVLGDQRYKPAVMPLLRLLRQASVAEAETVCLVLGRLGDPSAAESLGRLLKEKNYLFSKDKSARETVRIRAAWALAQLGAAGQAQLLPYIGDSNPSVRDIALKGAS